The Kitasatospora setae KM-6054 genome contains a region encoding:
- a CDS encoding IS4 family transposase, which yields MPRPGQLKSSVGDRFSDRIALGVLTRAYPPELIDEVVAACGRTEQRSRLLPARVVVYFVLAMCLFFGQGYEEVARLLVQGLERESRWANGWRVPTTAAIGRARLRLGPEPLRALFARVCRPVAAEHTQGAWYRRWRLVAVDGTTFDLPDTAANAEFFGRPGTSRGQGRSAYPQARVAALAECGTHAIFAAEVASLSVHETALAERLFPALAEDMLVLADRGFCGLDLWRSARAGGADLLWRVRSVAVLPVIAPLHDGSYLSEIVAARDRNRREDPERVRVIEYTIGSRGGDGTVYRLITSILDPADAPAGELAALYAQRWEIENTLDELKNHQGAPGLVLRSQHPRGVEQEIFAFLLVHHALRDLMHQAAMRGGHDPDRISFARTLRVVRRHVTGQAALSPLPTGPGTHSEPA from the coding sequence ATGCCAAGGCCTGGACAGCTGAAGTCGTCGGTGGGTGACCGGTTCTCGGATCGGATCGCGTTGGGGGTGCTGACGCGCGCCTATCCGCCGGAGTTGATCGACGAGGTCGTTGCCGCGTGCGGTCGGACCGAGCAGCGGAGTCGACTGCTGCCCGCTCGGGTGGTGGTCTACTTCGTCCTGGCGATGTGCCTCTTCTTCGGCCAGGGATACGAGGAGGTGGCCCGGCTTCTCGTCCAGGGGCTGGAGCGGGAGAGCCGCTGGGCGAACGGTTGGCGGGTGCCGACGACGGCGGCGATCGGACGGGCCCGCCTGCGGCTGGGCCCGGAGCCGCTACGGGCCCTGTTCGCCCGGGTCTGCCGGCCGGTGGCGGCCGAGCATACGCAGGGCGCCTGGTACCGGCGGTGGCGGCTGGTCGCGGTGGACGGCACGACGTTCGATCTGCCGGACACGGCGGCGAACGCCGAGTTCTTCGGACGGCCCGGCACCAGCCGAGGGCAGGGCCGAAGCGCCTATCCGCAAGCGAGAGTCGCGGCGCTGGCCGAATGCGGCACCCACGCGATCTTCGCAGCGGAAGTCGCCTCGCTGTCCGTCCACGAGACCGCCCTGGCCGAGCGGCTGTTCCCCGCCCTGGCCGAGGACATGCTCGTGCTCGCCGACCGGGGCTTTTGCGGCCTGGACCTGTGGCGGTCCGCCCGGGCCGGCGGGGCCGACCTGCTGTGGCGGGTCAGGAGCGTCGCCGTGCTGCCGGTCATTGCCCCGCTCCACGACGGCTCCTACCTGTCCGAGATCGTCGCCGCCCGCGACAGGAACCGGCGGGAGGACCCGGAGCGGGTGCGGGTCATCGAGTACACGATCGGCTCGCGCGGTGGCGACGGCACCGTCTACCGGCTGATCACCAGCATCCTTGACCCGGCCGACGCCCCGGCGGGCGAGCTCGCCGCCCTCTACGCCCAGAGGTGGGAGATCGAGAACACCCTCGACGAGCTCAAGAACCACCAGGGCGCACCCGGGCTCGTGCTGCGTTCCCAGCACCCGCGCGGAGTCGAGCAGGAGATCTTCGCGTTCCTGCTCGTCCACCACGCCCTGCGCGACCTGATGCACCAGGCCGCCATGCGAGGCGGGCACGATCCCGACCGGATCTCCTTCGCCCGCACCCTTCGAGTCGTCCGCCGCCACGTCACCGGGCAGGCGGCCCTTTCCCCCCTCCCGACTGGCCCGGGCACTCACTCAGAGCCTGCGTGA
- a CDS encoding WhiB family transcriptional regulator, protein MSELFELLIGEGIEEDEEELGWQERALCAQTDPESFFPEKGGSTREAKKVCLACEVRAECLEYALANDERFGIWGGLSERERRRLKKSAV, encoded by the coding sequence ATGAGCGAGCTCTTTGAGCTGTTGATCGGTGAGGGCATCGAGGAAGACGAAGAGGAACTCGGCTGGCAGGAGCGCGCGTTGTGCGCCCAGACCGACCCCGAGTCCTTCTTCCCCGAGAAGGGCGGCTCCACCCGGGAGGCCAAGAAGGTCTGCCTGGCGTGCGAGGTCCGGGCCGAGTGCCTGGAGTACGCCCTCGCCAACGACGAGCGGTTCGGCATCTGGGGAGGTCTCTCCGAGCGGGAGCGCCGCCGCCTGAAGAAGAGCGCGGTCTGA
- a CDS encoding coenzyme F420-0:L-glutamate ligase, which produces MTGGAGPSALSVLPVPGLPEVAAGDDLAALIARAGAFEDGDILVVTSKVVSKAEGRLVRADDREAAIDAETVRVVARRGRARIVENRNGLVMAAAGVDASNTAPGTVLLLPVDPDRSARELRARLQELTGRRLAVLVTDTFGRPWREGLTDVAIGAAGLPALEDHRGRVDSHGNELRLTVTATADELAAAADLVKGKATGTPVAVVRGLGHLVTPADGDGARALVRAPGQDMFRLGTSEAVREAVTLRRTVRAFTDEPVDGDAVRRAVAAAITAPAPHHTTPWRFVLLETAGARTRLLDAMLAAWQRDLRELDGWSEERIARRTARGEVLRGAPYLVVPCLVADGSHAYPDPRRAAAEREMFVVAVGAAVQNLLVTLGGEGYGSAWVSSTMFCRDTVREALELPADWDPMGAVAVGRAAEQPRDRQPRPADDFLTVR; this is translated from the coding sequence GTGACCGGGGGCGCCGGGCCGTCGGCGCTCTCGGTGCTGCCGGTCCCCGGGCTGCCCGAGGTCGCGGCCGGCGACGACCTGGCCGCACTGATCGCCAGGGCGGGCGCGTTCGAGGACGGCGACATCCTGGTGGTCACCTCCAAGGTGGTCTCCAAGGCCGAGGGCCGGCTGGTCCGGGCGGACGACCGGGAGGCCGCGATCGACGCCGAGACCGTCCGGGTGGTCGCCCGGCGCGGCCGGGCCCGGATCGTCGAGAACCGCAACGGCCTGGTGATGGCCGCGGCCGGCGTCGACGCGTCCAACACCGCCCCCGGGACGGTCCTGCTGCTGCCGGTCGACCCCGACCGGTCGGCGCGCGAACTGCGGGCCCGGCTCCAGGAGTTGACCGGGCGCCGGCTGGCCGTGCTGGTCACCGACACCTTCGGCCGGCCCTGGCGCGAGGGCCTGACCGACGTCGCGATCGGCGCCGCCGGACTGCCCGCGCTGGAGGACCACCGCGGCCGGGTCGACAGCCACGGCAACGAGCTGCGGCTCACCGTCACCGCCACCGCCGACGAACTCGCCGCCGCCGCCGACCTGGTGAAGGGCAAGGCCACCGGCACCCCGGTCGCCGTCGTCCGCGGCCTCGGCCACCTGGTCACCCCGGCGGACGGCGACGGCGCCCGCGCCCTGGTCCGCGCCCCCGGGCAGGACATGTTCCGGCTCGGCACCTCCGAGGCGGTCCGCGAGGCCGTCACCCTCCGGCGGACGGTCCGCGCCTTCACCGACGAACCCGTCGACGGCGACGCGGTGCGCCGGGCCGTCGCCGCCGCGATCACCGCCCCCGCCCCGCACCACACCACGCCCTGGCGGTTCGTCCTGCTCGAAACGGCCGGGGCCCGCACCCGGCTGCTCGACGCGATGCTCGCCGCCTGGCAGCGCGACCTGCGCGAACTCGACGGCTGGAGCGAGGAGCGGATCGCCCGGCGCACCGCCCGCGGCGAGGTGCTGCGCGGCGCGCCCTACCTGGTCGTCCCCTGCCTGGTCGCGGACGGCTCGCACGCCTACCCCGACCCGCGGCGGGCCGCCGCCGAACGGGAGATGTTCGTGGTCGCGGTCGGCGCCGCCGTGCAGAACCTGCTGGTCACCCTCGGCGGCGAGGGGTACGGGTCGGCGTGGGTCTCCTCGACGATGTTCTGCCGCGACACCGTGCGGGAGGCGCTGGAGCTGCCGGCCGACTGGGACCCGATGGGCGCGGTCGCCGTGGGGCGGGCGGCCGAACAACCGAGAGACCGTCAGCCGCGCCCGGCGGACGACTTCCTGACGGTGCGCTAG
- a CDS encoding glycosyltransferase family 2 protein, translating to MTVYSHQSGFSAARPPAYPRHLVTAVIVSHDGARWLPQALAGLLGQDRQVQRILAVDTGSTDNSPQLLADTLGDWLPESGPQILGRRVGFGRAVGEAVLNSPPLRPEDLSYSLDPSGYDPVTGGWDDFGDPLGGEDELGRGGPRETQPVEWLWLLHDDCEPQTDALRRLLQVADSTPTAAVVGPKLRSWYDRRQLLEVGVSIARSGRRWTGLDRREQDQGQHDQVRPVLAVSTAGMLVRRDVFEELGGFDKALPLMRDDTDFCWRVNAAGHRVVVAPDAVLRHAEAASRERRAIDCAPAHPHRVDKAGAVYTLLANSKGLLFPYVLLRLVLGTLFRVVVNLVGKDPRQAYDEIAGLGHELLRLPRLMASRARRRKSRSVDSLDDRTLFPAPGATVRLAVENMVGSLGIGGSDDAGAGRHGSVESGPGDDDTDDLVVEQFALLKKLVRRPAPVLFAALLLFALIACRDLIGSGYLQGGALLPASDGAAGLWNMYAAPWHAVGTGSTATAPPYLAVLSVLSWALFDHADLALTLLVVLSVPLAAVSAYLVSRPLIASKAVRAWASATYAMLPAATGALAQGRIGTAVLAVLLPPLARAAAITAGLGIRKETAAKGARPGWRSAWMTVLMLTVITAFVPLVWAIAVPLCLAALVHAVLRGGAFGSGAQAVRLLGLRVAVILGVPVLVLAPWSLQVLANPSRLLLEAGVPGFNGPAADPLGLVLVNPGGAGTPPVWLSAGVVLAALAALLRADRRRAVLAAWGAAAAGLVFSVVVAGTAVTPASGGAETAAWAGPATLLAGVALLAAAAIGADGANTRVSGIAFGWRQPVAALVLAAAVLAPVGTAVWWAVSGADGPLRRGSDAQVPAFIAESGNTTDRSRTLIVTGDAKGASVRYALVRGAGLTTGQAEGTVDAAADGELAELTAKLLAGSGGDLARTLAGYGITYVQVKDPVVAEVRDVLDTTPGVVRRSLDNGVGLWQVNSVPGTRAQITSPGTVPVVVPAGQHDIWTTIPAGPADRRLRLAERADGGWQATLNGKPLTPVTVDGWAQGFTLPAEGGRLDVTRTGGLVHTAWAWGRLALGVVVLILALPGRRNTNDDDIPEEVVAAQALAVQAQAQAPAPGSRRARRLAERGEGDDPQAEPGVYTPGIPAQPAGEPEPAAAYQPDPEPFADPYQAQADPYQADPYQQQGYQGDGYGYDYARQQPVGAPPQGDGYDQYGQQQYGYEAQPAQGWTDPYAAGYPQQHQQQDGRQQPWLPEQQQPTTYYDPNDPYGGGQPQRPGTGS from the coding sequence ATGACTGTCTACAGCCACCAGAGCGGCTTCTCCGCTGCCAGGCCGCCCGCCTACCCGCGCCACTTGGTCACCGCGGTGATCGTCTCGCACGACGGCGCCCGCTGGCTGCCGCAGGCACTCGCCGGACTGCTCGGCCAGGACCGGCAGGTCCAGCGCATCCTCGCCGTGGACACCGGCTCCACCGACAACTCCCCGCAGCTGCTCGCCGACACCCTCGGCGACTGGCTCCCCGAGAGCGGCCCGCAGATCCTCGGCCGCCGGGTCGGCTTCGGCCGCGCCGTCGGCGAAGCCGTCCTCAACAGCCCCCCGCTGCGCCCCGAGGACCTCTCCTACAGCCTCGACCCGTCCGGCTACGACCCGGTCACCGGCGGCTGGGACGACTTCGGCGACCCGCTCGGCGGCGAGGACGAACTCGGCCGCGGCGGCCCGCGCGAGACCCAGCCGGTCGAGTGGCTCTGGCTGCTGCACGACGACTGCGAACCGCAGACCGACGCCCTGCGCCGGCTGCTCCAGGTCGCCGACTCCACCCCGACCGCCGCCGTGGTCGGCCCCAAGCTCCGCTCCTGGTACGACCGCAGGCAGCTGCTCGAAGTCGGCGTCAGCATCGCCCGCTCCGGCCGCCGCTGGACCGGCCTCGACCGCCGCGAGCAGGACCAGGGCCAGCACGACCAGGTCCGCCCGGTGCTCGCCGTCTCCACCGCCGGCATGCTGGTCCGCCGCGACGTCTTCGAGGAACTCGGCGGCTTCGACAAGGCGTTGCCGCTGATGCGGGACGACACCGACTTCTGCTGGCGGGTCAACGCGGCCGGCCACCGCGTCGTGGTCGCCCCCGACGCCGTGCTCCGGCACGCCGAGGCCGCCAGCCGCGAGCGCCGCGCCATCGACTGCGCCCCCGCCCACCCGCACCGGGTCGACAAGGCCGGCGCCGTCTACACCCTGCTGGCCAACTCCAAGGGCCTGCTCTTCCCGTACGTCCTGCTCCGGCTGGTCCTCGGCACCCTGTTCCGGGTCGTCGTCAACCTGGTCGGCAAGGACCCCCGGCAGGCGTACGACGAGATCGCCGGCCTCGGCCACGAACTGCTCCGGCTGCCACGGCTGATGGCCTCCCGGGCGCGCCGCCGCAAGAGCCGCTCGGTCGACTCGCTGGACGACCGCACGCTCTTCCCGGCCCCCGGCGCCACCGTCCGGCTCGCCGTCGAGAACATGGTCGGCTCGCTCGGGATCGGCGGCAGCGACGACGCCGGCGCCGGCCGGCACGGCTCGGTCGAGTCCGGGCCCGGCGACGACGACACCGACGACCTGGTGGTCGAGCAGTTCGCGCTGCTCAAGAAGCTGGTCCGGCGCCCGGCCCCGGTGCTGTTCGCCGCGCTGCTGCTGTTCGCGCTGATCGCCTGCCGCGACCTGATCGGCTCCGGCTACCTCCAGGGCGGCGCCCTGCTGCCCGCCTCGGACGGCGCGGCCGGCCTGTGGAACATGTACGCCGCGCCCTGGCACGCCGTCGGCACCGGCTCCACCGCCACCGCCCCGCCCTACCTCGCCGTGCTGTCGGTGCTCTCCTGGGCGCTGTTCGACCACGCCGACCTCGCGCTCACCCTGCTCGTGGTGCTCTCGGTGCCGCTCGCCGCGGTCAGCGCCTACCTGGTCTCCCGGCCGCTGATCGCCTCCAAGGCCGTCCGCGCCTGGGCCAGCGCCACCTACGCGATGCTGCCCGCCGCCACCGGCGCGCTCGCCCAGGGCCGGATCGGCACCGCGGTGCTCGCCGTGCTGCTGCCCCCGCTGGCCCGCGCCGCCGCGATCACCGCCGGCCTCGGCATCCGCAAGGAGACCGCCGCCAAGGGCGCCCGCCCCGGCTGGCGCTCCGCCTGGATGACGGTGCTGATGCTCACCGTCATCACCGCCTTCGTCCCGCTGGTCTGGGCGATCGCCGTCCCGCTCTGCCTGGCCGCGCTGGTCCACGCGGTGCTCCGCGGCGGCGCGTTCGGCTCCGGCGCGCAGGCCGTGCGGCTGCTCGGCCTGCGCGTCGCGGTGATCCTCGGGGTGCCCGTCCTGGTGCTCGCCCCCTGGTCGCTGCAGGTGCTGGCGAACCCGTCCCGGCTGCTGCTGGAGGCCGGCGTCCCCGGCTTCAACGGCCCGGCCGCCGACCCGCTCGGCCTGGTCCTGGTCAACCCCGGCGGCGCCGGCACGCCCCCCGTCTGGCTCTCCGCCGGCGTGGTGCTGGCCGCGCTCGCCGCGCTGCTGCGCGCCGACCGGCGCCGCGCCGTGCTGGCCGCCTGGGGCGCCGCCGCGGCCGGCCTGGTGTTCTCCGTTGTGGTGGCCGGCACCGCCGTCACCCCCGCCTCCGGCGGCGCCGAGACCGCCGCCTGGGCCGGCCCGGCCACCCTGCTGGCCGGCGTCGCGCTGCTGGCCGCCGCCGCGATCGGCGCCGACGGCGCCAACACCCGGGTCTCCGGCATCGCCTTCGGCTGGCGCCAGCCGGTCGCCGCGCTGGTGCTCGCCGCCGCCGTGCTGGCCCCCGTCGGCACCGCCGTCTGGTGGGCGGTCAGCGGCGCCGACGGCCCGCTGCGGCGCGGCAGCGACGCCCAGGTCCCGGCGTTCATCGCCGAGTCCGGCAACACCACCGACCGCTCCCGCACCCTGATCGTCACCGGCGACGCCAAGGGCGCCTCGGTCCGGTACGCGCTGGTGCGCGGCGCCGGTCTGACCACCGGCCAGGCCGAGGGCACGGTGGACGCCGCCGCCGACGGCGAGCTGGCCGAGCTCACCGCCAAGCTGCTGGCCGGCTCCGGCGGCGACCTGGCCCGCACCCTGGCCGGGTACGGCATCACCTACGTCCAGGTGAAGGACCCGGTGGTCGCCGAGGTCCGCGACGTGCTCGACACCACGCCCGGCGTCGTCCGGCGCAGCCTCGACAACGGCGTCGGCCTCTGGCAGGTCAACAGCGTCCCCGGCACCCGGGCGCAGATCACCAGCCCCGGCACCGTCCCGGTGGTCGTCCCCGCCGGGCAGCACGACATCTGGACCACGATCCCGGCCGGCCCGGCCGACCGGCGGCTGCGGCTCGCCGAACGGGCCGACGGCGGCTGGCAGGCCACCCTGAACGGCAAGCCGCTCACCCCGGTCACCGTGGACGGCTGGGCCCAGGGCTTCACCCTCCCCGCCGAGGGCGGCCGGCTCGACGTCACCCGCACCGGCGGCCTCGTCCACACCGCCTGGGCCTGGGGCCGGCTCGCGCTCGGCGTGGTCGTCCTGATCCTGGCGCTGCCCGGACGCCGCAACACCAACGACGACGACATCCCCGAGGAGGTCGTCGCCGCCCAGGCGCTGGCCGTCCAGGCCCAGGCCCAGGCGCCCGCCCCCGGCAGCCGCCGGGCCCGCCGCCTCGCCGAACGCGGCGAGGGCGACGACCCGCAGGCCGAACCCGGCGTCTACACCCCCGGCATCCCGGCCCAGCCCGCCGGCGAACCCGAGCCCGCCGCGGCCTACCAGCCCGACCCCGAGCCCTTCGCCGACCCGTACCAGGCCCAGGCCGACCCCTACCAGGCCGACCCGTACCAGCAGCAGGGCTACCAGGGCGACGGCTACGGCTACGACTACGCCCGGCAGCAGCCGGTCGGCGCGCCCCCGCAGGGCGACGGCTACGACCAGTACGGCCAGCAGCAGTACGGCTACGAGGCCCAGCCCGCCCAGGGCTGGACCGACCCGTACGCCGCCGGCTACCCGCAGCAGCACCAGCAGCAGGACGGCCGGCAGCAGCCCTGGCTGCCCGAGCAGCAGCAGCCCACCACCTACTACGACCCCAACGACCCCTACGGCGGCGGCCAACCGCAGCGGCCCGGGACGGGGAGCTGA
- a CDS encoding cysteine dioxygenase, with protein MAFPHLARTDLPAHPTSLGGYARLVREIAADRARWEPLVRYDALTRWYARLETGPGYEVWLLSWLPGQSSGFHDHGRSSGVMTVVQGELSERSLTAGGEGSRALAPGGLRVFSTGYLHEMVNASLEPAVSIHLYTPGLVEMNQYPTEQQAAAATPERHRVR; from the coding sequence ATGGCCTTCCCGCACCTGGCCCGCACCGACCTGCCCGCGCACCCGACCTCGCTCGGCGGCTACGCCCGGCTGGTCCGCGAGATCGCCGCCGACCGGGCCCGCTGGGAGCCGCTGGTCCGCTACGACGCGCTGACCCGCTGGTACGCCCGGCTGGAGACCGGCCCCGGCTACGAGGTCTGGCTGCTCAGCTGGCTGCCCGGCCAGTCCAGCGGCTTCCACGACCACGGCCGGTCCTCCGGCGTGATGACCGTCGTCCAGGGGGAGCTCAGCGAGCGCTCGCTGACGGCGGGCGGCGAGGGCTCGCGCGCCCTGGCCCCCGGCGGGCTGCGGGTGTTCTCCACCGGCTACCTGCACGAGATGGTCAACGCCTCGCTGGAGCCCGCCGTCTCGATCCACCTGTACACGCCGGGCCTGGTCGAGATGAACCAGTACCCGACCGAGCAGCAGGCCGCCGCCGCCACCCCGGAGCGTCACCGGGTGCGCTGA
- a CDS encoding DNA-3-methyladenine glycosylase family protein: protein MPAQTRQWRPGHPLDLGRTLFPLQRGAGDPAFRRTPDGAVWRASRTPDGPGTLRILQRADGIDATGWGPGGGWLLEQLPALLGADDDPAGLVLPPGPLREAQRSFPGLRLTRTGLVMESLVPAVLEQKVTTMEAYRAWRALLRDHGTPAPGPAADLGMRVAPSAREWTLVPSWAWHRAGVDPKRSATVLRAVRLAARLEQAAALPPAEAFARLTAVPGIGPWTAAETLQRSNGDPDAVSVGDFHLPNTVGWALAGRPRSDDAQMLALLEPYRPHRHRLCRLLPLAGARAPKYGPRLAPADHRGR from the coding sequence ATGCCCGCCCAGACCCGGCAGTGGCGGCCCGGCCACCCCCTGGACCTCGGCCGCACGCTCTTCCCGCTCCAGCGCGGCGCCGGCGACCCGGCCTTCCGGCGCACCCCGGACGGGGCCGTCTGGCGCGCCTCCCGCACCCCCGACGGCCCGGGCACGCTGCGGATCCTCCAGCGCGCCGACGGGATCGATGCCACCGGCTGGGGCCCGGGCGGCGGCTGGCTGCTCGAACAGCTCCCCGCGCTGCTCGGCGCGGACGACGACCCGGCCGGCCTGGTGCTGCCGCCCGGGCCGCTGCGCGAGGCCCAACGCTCGTTCCCGGGGCTGCGGTTGACCCGGACCGGTCTGGTGATGGAGTCCCTCGTCCCGGCCGTCCTGGAGCAGAAGGTCACCACCATGGAGGCGTACCGGGCCTGGCGCGCCCTGCTCCGCGACCACGGCACCCCCGCCCCCGGCCCGGCCGCCGACCTGGGCATGCGGGTCGCGCCCTCCGCCCGGGAGTGGACGCTCGTCCCCAGCTGGGCCTGGCACCGGGCCGGGGTCGACCCCAAGCGCTCCGCCACCGTCCTGCGCGCCGTCCGGCTCGCCGCCCGCCTCGAACAGGCGGCCGCGCTGCCCCCGGCCGAGGCGTTCGCCCGCCTCACCGCCGTCCCCGGCATCGGCCCCTGGACCGCCGCCGAGACCCTGCAGCGCAGCAACGGCGACCCGGACGCCGTCTCGGTCGGCGACTTCCACCTCCCGAACACCGTCGGCTGGGCCCTGGCCGGCCGCCCCCGCAGCGACGACGCCCAGATGCTCGCCCTGCTGGAGCCCTACCGCCCGCACCGGCACCGGCTCTGCCGCCTGCTGCCGCTGGCCGGCGCCCGCGCCCCGAAGTACGGCCCCCGCCTGGCGCCCGCCGACCACCGCGGGCGGTAG
- the cofD gene encoding 2-phospho-L-lactate transferase, which yields MRITALAGGIGGARFLRGLRAALGPEDRITVIGNTGDDIHLHGLKVCPDLDTVMYTLGGGIHEEQGWGRADETWSIKEELKAYGVGPDWFGLGDRDFATHIVRTRMLAAGYPLSAVTEALCDRWQPGVRLLPMSDDRVETHVRITDADGSRVVHFQEYWVRLHAAVEAEAIVSVGAEDAKPAPGVLEAIAEADLVLLPPSNPVVSIGTILTVPGIRAAVAAAAAPVVGLSPIVGGAPVRGMADRVLAAVGVETGAAAVARHYGSRRDGGLLDGWLVDSSDAAAVDEVEAAGIACRAVPLLMSSVEATAEMARAALALAAEVSA from the coding sequence ATGCGAATCACTGCGTTGGCGGGCGGGATCGGCGGAGCCAGGTTCCTGCGCGGGCTGCGGGCGGCCCTCGGGCCCGAGGACCGGATCACCGTGATCGGGAACACCGGGGACGACATCCACCTGCACGGCCTGAAGGTCTGCCCCGACCTGGACACCGTGATGTACACCCTCGGCGGCGGCATCCACGAGGAGCAGGGCTGGGGCCGGGCCGACGAGACCTGGTCGATCAAGGAGGAGCTGAAGGCGTACGGCGTCGGGCCCGACTGGTTCGGGCTCGGCGACCGGGACTTCGCGACCCACATCGTGCGGACCCGGATGCTGGCCGCCGGCTACCCGCTGTCCGCCGTCACCGAGGCGCTGTGCGACCGCTGGCAGCCCGGCGTCCGGCTGCTGCCGATGAGCGACGACCGGGTCGAGACGCACGTCCGGATCACCGACGCGGACGGGTCGCGGGTGGTGCACTTCCAGGAGTACTGGGTGCGGCTGCACGCGGCCGTGGAGGCCGAGGCGATCGTCTCGGTCGGCGCCGAGGACGCGAAGCCCGCGCCCGGGGTGCTGGAGGCGATCGCCGAGGCCGACCTGGTGCTGCTGCCGCCGTCGAACCCGGTGGTCTCGATCGGCACCATCCTGACCGTCCCCGGCATCCGGGCGGCGGTCGCCGCCGCGGCCGCCCCGGTGGTCGGCCTCTCCCCCATCGTCGGCGGCGCCCCGGTCCGCGGGATGGCCGACCGGGTGCTGGCCGCCGTCGGCGTGGAGACCGGCGCGGCGGCCGTCGCCCGGCACTACGGCTCGCGCCGGGACGGCGGGCTGCTGGACGGCTGGCTGGTGGACTCCTCGGACGCCGCCGCGGTCGACGAGGTCGAGGCGGCCGGGATCGCCTGCCGGGCCGTCCCGCTGCTGATGAGCTCGGTCGAGGCCACCGCCGAGATGGCCCGGGCCGCGCTGGCGCTGGCCGCCGAGGTCTCCGCGTGA